ATTAGCTGAAATGGCAAAACATGACCTCCGCCGTGGAGAAAATGGTCTGCAAGTTTACGTGATGTGTGAATTACCTTCCAACGTCATTCTTGTAGATGAATACAGCGAAGTATTTGATGGTTTCTCGATTGGTTCTAATGATTTAACACAATTAACATTAGGTTTGGATCGGGATTCTGCCCTCGTTGCCCATATTTTCGATGAACGGAATGAAGGGGTAAAACGCATGGTACAGATGGCGATCGAAGGGGCGAAAAAATATAATCGCAAGATCGGTATTTGTGGTCAGGCTCCCTCTGATTATCCTGAATTTGCTGAATTCCTCGTTGAATTGGGCATTGATTCGATCAGTTTGAACCCTGATTCTTTACTGAAAACGAAGTTGGCGATCGCCGCCCTAGAACAAAAACTTGGTCGCTAATTAAATCAATAAAAATCCCCCTGAAATAGCTTCAAGGGGATCGCTTCTAAATTAATTCTGTTTTAGGGACAAAATTCAACCTTAGTAGTCGAAGTCACCGCCACCGGGAGCCGCTGCCGCTTTGTCTTTTTCGGGCTTGTCAACGACGATGCACTCAGTGGTGAGTACCATGCCAGCGATAGAAGCCGCATTCTGAGTTGCAGAACGAGTCACTTTTGCGGGGTCAACAATCCCAGCTTCGAGCATGTCAACGAATTCGTTAGTTGCAGCGTTGAAGCCGATGTTGAAGTCTTTTTCCTTCACGCGCTCAGCAATCACGGCGCCGTTTTGACCAGCATTCTCAGCAATGCGCTTCAGGGGCGCAGTTAAGGCGCGGGCAACGATCAATGCACCAGTGAGTTGTTCCGCAGAAAGGGTGTTGTTCGCCCAAGTTTCGAGTTCGGGAGCGAGGTGTGCGAGGGTTGTGCCACCACCAGGAACGATCCCTTCTTCCACAGCTGCCTTAGTTGCGTTGATGGCATCTTCAAGACGAAGCTTGCGATCCTTCATCTCAGTTTCGGTTGCAGCACCGACTTTGATTACAGCAACACCACCAGAGAGCTTGGCTAAACGCTCTTGGAGCTTTTCTTTGTCATAGGAAGAATCAGATTCTTCAATTTGACGGCGGATTTGCTCACAGCGGGATTTCACAGCAACTTCATTGCCATCGGCGACGATGGTGGTGTTGTCCTTGGTGATAGTGATGCGGCGAGCTTTACCGAGCATGTCAACGCTGGTGTTTTCGAGCTTAAGGCCTGCGTCTTCGGTGATCAATTGACCGCCAGTGAGGACGGCAATGTCTTCGAGCATTTGCTTACGGCGATCGCCAAAACCGGGTGCTTTTACCGCAGCAACGTTGAGAACGCCACGGAGACGGTTAACCACGAGGGTAGCAAGGGCTTCTTTCTCGATGTCTTCAGCGATGATGACGAGGGGCTTACCTTGGCGAGCAACCTGTTCGAGGACGGGAACGAGGTCTTGAACGAGGGTGATTTTCTTGTCGGTGATGAGGATGAAGGGATCTTCCAGAACCGCTTCCATGCGCTCAGTGTCGGTGACGAAGTAGGGGGAGGTGTAACCTTTGTCGAAACGCATCCCTTCGGTGATTTCGAGCTCGGTTTCCATGGACTTGCCTTCTTCGAGGGAGATGACGCCCTCTTTGCCGACTTTATCCATGGCTTGGGCAATCATGTCACCCACTTCTTTGTCATTCCCGGCGGAAATTGCACCCACTTGGGCAATCGCCGTGGAGGATTCAACAGGGCGAGACACTTCTTTGATGCGACCCACGAGAAATTCAGTCGCTTTGTCGATCCCACGTTTGATGGCGATCGGGTTAGCGCCAGCAGCAACGTTACGCAGGCCTTCTTTGACCATCGCATGGGCCAAAACAGTTGCGGTGGTTGTGCCATCACCAGCTACATCATTGGTTTTAGACGCCGCTTGACGAATCAAAGCAACACCAGTGTTTTCGATGTGATCTTCGAGTTCGATTTCCTTGGCGATCGTGACACCATCGTTCACGATTTGGGGCGCGCCGAATTTCTTTTCGAGGACAACGTTAC
The nucleotide sequence above comes from [Synechococcus] sp. NIES-970. Encoded proteins:
- the groEL gene encoding chaperonin, 60 kDa protein translates to MAKSIIYNEDARRALEKGIDLLAEAVAVTLGPKGRNVVLEKKFGAPQIVNDGVTIAKEIELEDHIENTGVALIRQAASKTNDVAGDGTTTATVLAHAMVKEGLRNVAAGANPIAIKRGIDKATEFLVGRIKEVSRPVESSTAIAQVGAISAGNDKEVGDMIAQAMDKVGKEGVISLEEGKSMETELEITEGMRFDKGYTSPYFVTDTERMEAVLEDPFILITDKKITLVQDLVPVLEQVARQGKPLVIIAEDIEKEALATLVVNRLRGVLNVAAVKAPGFGDRRKQMLEDIAVLTGGQLITEDAGLKLENTSVDMLGKARRITITKDNTTIVADGNEVAVKSRCEQIRRQIEESDSSYDKEKLQERLAKLSGGVAVIKVGAATETEMKDRKLRLEDAINATKAAVEEGIVPGGGTTLAHLAPELETWANNTLSAEQLTGALIVARALTAPLKRIAENAGQNGAVIAERVKEKDFNIGFNAATNEFVDMLEAGIVDPAKVTRSATQNAASIAGMVLTTECIVVDKPEKDKAAAAPGGGDFDY